Proteins from a genomic interval of Pseudomonas versuta:
- a CDS encoding acetyl/propionyl/methylcrotonyl-CoA carboxylase subunit alpha: MSAPLITSVLVANRGEIACRVMRTAKSLGLTTVAVHSATDRDARHCREADICVDVGGNKAADSYLKIDKIIAAAKASGAQAIHPGYGFLSENAGFARAIEDAGLVFLGPPASAIDAMGSKSAAKALMEIAGVPLVPGYHGEAQDLETFRVAAEAIGYPVLLKATAGGGGKGMKVVEDVSELGEALASAQREALSSFGDARMLVEKYVLKPRHVEIQIFADRHGNCLYLNERDCSIQRRHQKVVEEAPAPGLSIEQRQAMGESAVRAAQAIGYVGAGTVEFLLDARGEFFFMEMNTRLQVEHPVTEAITGLDLVAWQIRVARGEALPISQAEVPLRGHAIEVRLYAEDPGNDFLPQTGRLEVYRESAAGPGRRVDSGVSEGDEVSPFYDPMLGKLIAWGEDREQARLRLLAMLDEFAIGGLKTNLAFLRRIIGHPAFAAAELDTGFIPRYQEQLLPAAQPLPTAFWSAAGQAFRQSQTQAVRADDPASPWSTGNGFRCGLPAHTLLALSCNGEQHTVNLHAPSAVLHEEQLQIEHNGVRRLHLAIRRADTLYLRWEGELHSIEAYDPIAAAGASHAPQGGLNAPMNGSIVRILVEAGQTVEAGTQLVVLEAMKMEHSLRAPHDGVVKALFCQEGEMVSEGTVLVELT, translated from the coding sequence ATGAGCGCGCCTCTGATTACGTCGGTGCTGGTGGCCAACCGGGGCGAAATAGCCTGCCGGGTGATGCGCACGGCCAAGTCTTTGGGCTTGACCACCGTGGCTGTCCACAGCGCCACCGACCGCGACGCACGGCATTGCCGCGAGGCTGATATCTGCGTCGATGTGGGGGGCAACAAGGCGGCCGACAGCTACCTGAAAATCGACAAAATTATTGCTGCAGCCAAAGCCAGTGGTGCGCAGGCAATTCATCCGGGCTACGGCTTCTTGTCCGAAAACGCAGGTTTCGCACGGGCAATTGAGGATGCCGGTCTGGTTTTTCTCGGCCCACCCGCCTCGGCGATTGATGCCATGGGCAGCAAATCGGCGGCCAAGGCGCTGATGGAAATTGCCGGGGTGCCACTGGTACCGGGCTATCACGGTGAAGCGCAGGATCTGGAAACTTTCCGCGTTGCAGCCGAGGCTATCGGCTACCCGGTATTGCTCAAGGCCACGGCCGGTGGCGGCGGCAAAGGAATGAAAGTTGTCGAGGACGTCAGCGAGCTGGGTGAAGCCCTGGCCTCGGCCCAGCGCGAAGCGCTGTCCTCATTTGGCGATGCGCGCATGCTGGTAGAAAAGTATGTGCTCAAGCCACGCCACGTCGAGATCCAGATTTTCGCCGACCGGCACGGCAACTGCCTGTACCTCAATGAGCGCGACTGTTCGATTCAGCGTCGCCACCAAAAGGTCGTTGAAGAAGCCCCGGCCCCTGGCCTCAGTATTGAACAGCGCCAGGCCATGGGCGAATCCGCCGTGCGGGCCGCACAGGCCATTGGTTATGTCGGTGCGGGCACCGTGGAGTTTTTGCTGGATGCCCGGGGCGAGTTCTTCTTTATGGAGATGAACACCCGCCTGCAAGTGGAGCATCCGGTGACAGAAGCCATTACCGGGCTGGATCTGGTGGCCTGGCAAATTCGCGTGGCACGTGGTGAGGCGCTGCCCATCAGCCAGGCAGAGGTGCCGTTGCGCGGCCATGCCATTGAAGTGCGCCTGTATGCCGAAGACCCGGGCAATGATTTTCTGCCCCAAACAGGACGTCTTGAGGTGTACCGCGAGTCTGCCGCCGGGCCGGGCCGCCGCGTCGATAGCGGGGTCAGCGAAGGTGACGAGGTTTCGCCGTTCTACGATCCCATGCTGGGCAAGTTGATTGCCTGGGGGGAAGACCGTGAACAGGCGCGCTTGCGGCTGCTGGCGATGCTTGATGAGTTCGCCATTGGTGGTTTGAAAACCAACCTGGCTTTTTTACGCCGCATCATCGGCCACCCGGCCTTTGCTGCGGCCGAACTGGATACAGGGTTCATCCCGCGCTACCAGGAGCAGTTACTGCCTGCAGCCCAGCCTTTACCCACAGCATTTTGGTCCGCAGCGGGCCAGGCTTTTCGACAAAGTCAGACACAGGCGGTACGCGCAGATGACCCGGCTTCGCCCTGGTCCACCGGCAACGGTTTTCGCTGCGGCCTGCCTGCCCATACCCTGCTGGCCTTGAGTTGCAACGGCGAGCAACACACCGTCAACCTCCACGCGCCGTCAGCGGTCCTGCACGAGGAACAGTTGCAGATTGAACACAACGGCGTGCGTCGCCTGCATCTGGCAATTCGTCGCGCCGATACGCTGTATCTGCGCTGGGAGGGCGAGCTGCATAGTATCGAGGCCTATGACCCGATTGCCGCGGCAGGCGCCAGCCATGCCCCGCAGGGTGGCTTGAACGCCCCCATGAACGGCAGCATTGTGCGAATACTGGTTGAGGCCGGGCAAACGGTCGAAGCCGGCACCCAGTTGGTAGTACTAGAGGCGATGAAAATGGAGCACAGCCTGCGCGCGCCTCACGATGGCGTGGTGAAAGCGCTGTTTTGCCAGGAAGGTGAGATGGTCAGCGAAGGCACGGTGCTGGTTGAACTGACGTAA
- a CDS encoding LexA family protein, translating into MDKWIALVRTKLRELKLTQEKLAERVGASQGGVGHWLNKRRQPDLPTMNKVLHALGLEHLEVALVIRDRSAANEDTSADDYAFDITSAFRYPVGNWVTAGQVNEQAQETGYERGEAFEVSDHYAKGAAFWLQVRGDAMTAPIGISVAQGMMILVDPDIEPEPGKMVVARTPGSEEATFRQLMEESGQLYLKPLNPTYPKTVFDEHCRIIGVVVQATTKL; encoded by the coding sequence ATGGATAAATGGATCGCTTTAGTCAGAACCAAATTGCGCGAGCTCAAGCTCACCCAAGAAAAACTAGCCGAACGCGTCGGGGCATCTCAGGGCGGTGTGGGTCATTGGCTCAATAAACGCCGTCAACCCGACCTGCCAACGATGAACAAGGTGCTGCACGCCCTCGGGCTGGAGCACCTTGAAGTTGCCCTGGTGATTCGCGATCGCAGTGCTGCAAACGAGGACACGTCCGCGGACGACTATGCCTTCGATATTACGTCTGCGTTTCGATACCCGGTCGGTAACTGGGTGACGGCAGGGCAGGTTAACGAGCAGGCGCAAGAGACGGGCTATGAACGCGGCGAGGCGTTCGAGGTCAGTGACCATTACGCCAAAGGTGCAGCGTTCTGGTTGCAAGTGAGGGGCGATGCAATGACCGCTCCGATAGGTATCAGCGTTGCACAAGGGATGATGATTCTGGTCGACCCCGACATTGAACCCGAACCCGGAAAAATGGTGGTGGCCCGTACCCCGGGCTCGGAAGAAGCCACGTTTCGCCAGTTGATGGAGGAGAGCGGTCAGCTCTACCTCAAGCCTTTGAACCCGACATATCCCAAGACAGTGTTTGATGAGCACTGCCGGATTATCGGAGTGGTAGTGCAGGCTACTACCAAGCTCTAG
- a CDS encoding DUF6124 family protein, translating into MTPITKITPQTEADIELEALKDSAATQRALDYYLKPAVSQQFFEKKLFIVRSDLSQEEAMVNASDYLRCAIATAHGAAESQQGSPRDLFLSVAHFAESAKMLLDKALDVQQVSVR; encoded by the coding sequence ATGACTCCTATCACAAAAATAACCCCGCAAACCGAGGCGGATATTGAGCTCGAAGCCTTGAAGGACAGCGCCGCTACCCAGCGGGCGCTCGACTATTATTTGAAACCAGCTGTTTCTCAGCAGTTTTTCGAGAAAAAACTGTTCATCGTGCGCAGCGATCTGAGCCAGGAAGAAGCGATGGTCAATGCATCGGATTATCTGCGGTGTGCGATTGCTACCGCGCATGGCGCAGCCGAGAGCCAGCAGGGCTCTCCTCGCGACCTGTTCCTGAGCGTGGCGCACTTTGCCGAGTCAGCCAAGATGCTGCTGGACAAAGCGCTGGATGTTCAGCAAGTGTCTGTGCGCTGA
- a CDS encoding Glu/Leu/Phe/Val dehydrogenase dimerization domain-containing protein codes for MPIFTHPEFDQHEQVQFCHDKATGLKAIIAVHNTRLGPALGGCRMWPYADEQQALNDVLRLSRGMTYKSALAGLPLGGGKAVIIADPRKDKSPALFQAMGAFVESLGGRYITAADSGTGVAEMALMGQRTRHVVGAGTREQLGGGIRSGDPSPATALGVFIGLREAVLQRLGRADLTGLRVAVQGLGQVGFNLAQQLRAAGAELWVHDIQEANVRRAVDELGAHAVGAQDIYGLDVDVFSPCAMGAIINGETLQLLQAPVIAGAANNQLAKASHADVLWRRGCLHAPDYAINAGGIIDVSYEYTGGSPEQVRRHVEGIGDTLRQIFLRAKAEDRNTTNIADSLAQERLNA; via the coding sequence ATGCCGATTTTTACTCACCCAGAATTTGATCAGCATGAACAAGTCCAGTTCTGTCACGACAAAGCCACCGGGCTCAAGGCCATCATTGCAGTACACAACACGCGTTTGGGCCCGGCTCTGGGCGGATGCCGCATGTGGCCCTATGCCGATGAGCAGCAGGCCTTGAACGATGTACTGCGCTTGTCCCGTGGCATGACTTACAAATCGGCGCTGGCCGGGTTGCCCTTGGGCGGAGGCAAGGCGGTGATCATTGCTGATCCGCGTAAAGACAAGAGCCCGGCGTTGTTTCAGGCCATGGGAGCGTTTGTCGAGAGTTTGGGCGGGCGTTACATCACGGCCGCAGATTCGGGTACCGGGGTCGCCGAAATGGCTTTGATGGGCCAACGCACTCGCCACGTGGTGGGTGCAGGTACCCGCGAACAGCTGGGAGGGGGCATTCGCAGCGGAGATCCGTCCCCTGCAACGGCCCTTGGGGTGTTTATCGGCCTGCGTGAAGCGGTCTTGCAACGGCTGGGTCGTGCCGATCTGACAGGCTTGCGAGTGGCGGTCCAGGGCCTGGGGCAAGTGGGTTTCAACCTTGCGCAGCAGTTAAGGGCTGCGGGTGCCGAGCTCTGGGTACACGACATCCAGGAGGCTAACGTGCGTCGTGCAGTCGATGAGCTGGGTGCTCACGCAGTGGGTGCTCAAGACATTTACGGCCTGGACGTTGATGTGTTCTCGCCGTGTGCGATGGGCGCCATCATCAACGGCGAAACGCTGCAGTTGCTGCAGGCCCCCGTGATTGCCGGTGCCGCCAATAACCAGCTGGCCAAAGCCTCTCATGCCGATGTGTTGTGGCGACGCGGTTGCCTGCATGCGCCGGACTACGCGATCAATGCGGGTGGCATTATTGATGTGTCCTACGAGTACACCGGGGGTTCGCCTGAACAGGTACGTCGGCACGTCGAAGGCATTGGTGACACCTTGCGTCAGATCTTCCTGCGAGCCAAAGCTGAGGATCGCAACACTACTAATATTGCCGACAGCCTCGCTCAGGAGCGCCTGAACGCATGA
- a CDS encoding Lrp/AsnC family transcriptional regulator, which translates to MQIKLSAIDRKILRLLQHNADLSAAEVAEHVELSQSPCWRRIHRLQEEGLIERKVALLNPKKLGLNVVVFVNVRLSGHGRRHLTEFEEAITDYPEVIECYTMAGDMDYLLKVVTHDIDSYERFLRDHLLQKPHVQEAHSNIAMSEVKRTTELLLD; encoded by the coding sequence ATGCAGATCAAATTAAGCGCTATCGACCGCAAGATTCTTCGCTTGCTGCAGCACAATGCCGACCTCTCGGCTGCCGAAGTGGCGGAGCACGTTGAGTTATCGCAATCGCCCTGCTGGCGGCGTATTCATCGCTTACAGGAGGAGGGGCTGATCGAGCGCAAGGTCGCCCTGCTCAATCCGAAAAAGCTGGGGCTTAACGTGGTGGTGTTCGTCAATGTGCGCCTTTCAGGCCACGGGCGACGACATCTGACGGAGTTTGAGGAAGCTATCACTGACTACCCCGAAGTGATCGAGTGCTACACCATGGCCGGCGATATGGATTACCTGCTCAAAGTCGTGACCCACGACATCGACAGTTACGAGCGTTTTTTGCGCGACCACTTATTGCAGAAGCCACACGTCCAGGAAGCGCATTCAAATATCGCCATGAGCGAGGTCAAACGCACCACCGAGTTGTTGCTGGACTGA
- a CDS encoding M14 family metallopeptidase encodes MTVAPSSLHISSDFDSGNIQVLDASDPLHVKLAIKPDTRSPHFQWFHFKTEGLTPGQTHHFQLSNASQSSYNKAWDGYQAVASYDHETWFRVPTEFDGKSLNFSVQAEHPHIWFAYFEPYSRERHDQLIKNALQWSGCELLAVGKSVEGRDIQLLRKGNGASHKRKIWIIAQQHPGEHMAEWFMQGVLERLEQGSDPQLRKLLDFADLYLIPNMNPDGAFHGHLRTNANGQDLNRAWQNTDPNVSPEVFFALEQMTHYGVDLFLDIHGDEEIPYVFTAGCEGNPGYTERLATLEERFRNHLSNLTRDFQTTHGYTRDEPGQANMTLACNSVGQRFDCLSLTLEMPFKDNNDAPAPQTGWDGKRSMQLGKSVLSTLSDMVRELR; translated from the coding sequence ATGACCGTGGCGCCCTCTTCACTCCACATCAGCAGTGACTTTGACAGCGGCAATATCCAGGTGCTGGATGCCAGTGACCCCTTGCACGTCAAGCTTGCGATCAAACCCGATACCCGCAGCCCGCACTTTCAGTGGTTCCACTTCAAGACCGAAGGCCTGACACCTGGCCAGACCCATCATTTTCAGTTGAGCAACGCCAGCCAGTCCTCCTACAACAAAGCGTGGGATGGCTACCAGGCCGTGGCGTCTTATGACCACGAAACCTGGTTCCGGGTACCGACTGAATTCGACGGCAAATCGTTGAATTTCAGCGTGCAGGCCGAACACCCACACATCTGGTTTGCTTACTTCGAACCCTATAGCCGCGAGCGTCATGATCAATTGATCAAGAATGCACTCCAATGGTCGGGCTGCGAATTGCTGGCAGTCGGGAAAAGTGTTGAAGGCCGCGACATCCAGCTTTTGCGCAAAGGCAATGGCGCCAGCCACAAGCGCAAAATCTGGATCATCGCCCAGCAGCACCCCGGTGAGCACATGGCCGAATGGTTCATGCAAGGGGTCCTCGAGCGTCTGGAACAAGGCAGCGACCCGCAACTGCGCAAATTGCTGGACTTCGCCGACCTGTACCTGATCCCCAACATGAACCCCGACGGCGCGTTCCACGGCCACTTGCGGACCAACGCCAACGGCCAGGACCTGAACCGCGCCTGGCAAAACACCGACCCCAATGTCAGCCCTGAAGTGTTCTTTGCGCTTGAACAAATGACTCACTACGGCGTGGACCTGTTTCTGGATATTCACGGGGACGAAGAAATCCCTTATGTGTTCACTGCAGGCTGCGAAGGCAATCCGGGTTACACCGAACGCCTGGCCACTCTAGAAGAGCGTTTTCGCAACCATCTCAGCAACTTGACGCGAGACTTCCAGACCACCCACGGCTACACCCGCGATGAACCCGGCCAGGCCAATATGACCCTGGCCTGCAACAGCGTCGGACAACGCTTTGACTGCCTGTCGCTGACCCTTGAAATGCCGTTCAAGGACAACAATGACGCTCCTGCCCCACAAACCGGCTGGGATGGAAAACGCTCCATGCAACTGGGCAAAAGTGTGCTGAGCACCTTGTCGGACATGGTTCGCGAGTTGCGCTAA
- a CDS encoding YebC/PmpR family DNA-binding transcriptional regulator codes for MGAQWKVKHKADAANSRGKIFGKLAKELTVAARNGADPDMNSHLRLVYEQAKKASMPADTIKRAINKGAGIGTEAVQYHRVTYEGFAPHQVPLIIECLTDNINRTVAEIRVAFRKGQLGASGSVAWDFNHVGMIEAKPDTPDADPEMAAIEAGAQDFEEGEEEGTTLFITEPTDLDAVQKALPEHGFTVLSAKLGYQPKNPVSGLTDEQMAEVQEFLAKLEEQDDVQEMFVALA; via the coding sequence ATGGGCGCACAGTGGAAGGTTAAACACAAAGCGGACGCCGCCAACAGCCGCGGCAAGATTTTTGGCAAGCTGGCCAAGGAACTGACGGTCGCTGCCCGTAATGGCGCGGACCCGGACATGAATTCGCATCTGCGTCTGGTGTATGAGCAAGCCAAAAAGGCCTCGATGCCGGCGGACACGATCAAGCGCGCCATCAACAAAGGCGCCGGTATCGGTACTGAGGCGGTGCAATATCACCGCGTCACGTACGAAGGTTTTGCGCCGCATCAGGTGCCACTGATCATCGAATGCCTGACTGACAACATTAACCGCACGGTGGCTGAAATCCGTGTGGCCTTCCGCAAGGGCCAATTGGGCGCCTCGGGTTCGGTGGCGTGGGACTTCAACCATGTCGGCATGATCGAAGCCAAACCGGACACCCCGGATGCCGATCCTGAAATGGCGGCGATTGAAGCTGGTGCGCAGGACTTTGAGGAAGGTGAAGAGGAAGGCACTACGCTGTTCATCACTGAACCGACGGACCTCGATGCCGTGCAAAAAGCTCTGCCGGAGCACGGTTTCACCGTGTTGTCGGCCAAGCTGGGCTATCAGCCGAAAAACCCGGTCAGCGGTTTGACCGACGAGCAGATGGCTGAAGTTCAAGAGTTCCTGGCAAAGCTGGAAGAGCAGGACGACGTACAAGAGATGTTTGTGGCGTTGGCTTAA
- a CDS encoding FAD-dependent oxidoreductase, producing the protein MRPFWLEQALALEHAEACEALTGEARAHVCIVGGGYTGLWTAIMLKEQNPELDVLLIEADICGAGASGRNGGCALSWSAKYFTLERLFGVEEAVRLVKASEQSIYAIGAFCEKYGVDADYRLDGTLYTATNQAQVGSTDGVIAALERQSINSFSKLAVDEVQRRAGSAQHAEGWFSPAAASVQPGKLVRGLRRVALQLGVRIHENTPMVGLEEGSPALIRTPTGSIRADRVVLAMNAWMARAFPQFSRSVAIVSSDMLITEPRPDLLQEIGLTSGVTVLDSRIFVHYYHNTPDGRIMLGKGGNTFAYGGRMLAVFDQPSPYAGSLQKRLQQFFPAFAGVGIEATWNGPSDRSVTGLPFFGQMSSHGNVFYGFGYSGSGVGPCHMGGQILASLVQGHANDWTRSPLVNGPLGYFPPEPIRYLGSLVVRNAIRRKERAEDHGRRPRHLDVRLAKFAAAAGKADKG; encoded by the coding sequence ATGCGACCTTTTTGGCTGGAACAGGCGCTTGCCCTGGAACATGCTGAGGCTTGTGAAGCATTGACGGGTGAGGCCCGTGCCCATGTCTGCATCGTAGGCGGCGGTTATACCGGGCTGTGGACGGCCATCATGCTCAAGGAGCAGAACCCCGAGCTGGACGTGTTGCTGATTGAGGCCGATATCTGCGGAGCCGGGGCCAGCGGGCGCAATGGGGGCTGCGCACTGTCGTGGTCGGCCAAGTATTTCACCCTTGAGCGTCTGTTCGGGGTGGAGGAGGCGGTGCGGCTGGTGAAAGCCTCGGAGCAGAGCATCTATGCGATAGGCGCGTTTTGCGAAAAGTACGGGGTAGATGCCGATTACCGGCTGGATGGCACGCTCTACACCGCCACCAATCAGGCCCAGGTCGGCTCGACCGACGGGGTGATTGCCGCGCTGGAGCGCCAGTCCATAAACTCGTTCAGCAAGCTGGCGGTGGATGAGGTGCAGCGCCGTGCCGGCTCGGCCCAACATGCCGAGGGCTGGTTCTCTCCGGCCGCTGCCAGTGTGCAGCCGGGCAAACTGGTGCGCGGGTTGCGTCGGGTCGCTTTGCAGTTGGGGGTCCGGATTCATGAAAACACCCCCATGGTCGGCCTGGAAGAAGGTTCCCCGGCCCTGATCCGGACCCCGACCGGCAGTATTCGCGCCGACCGTGTGGTACTGGCGATGAACGCCTGGATGGCCAGGGCGTTCCCGCAGTTCTCCCGCAGTGTGGCGATTGTGTCCAGCGACATGCTGATTACCGAGCCGCGCCCGGATTTACTGCAAGAGATCGGCCTTACCAGTGGCGTGACGGTGCTTGATTCGCGAATTTTTGTGCACTACTACCACAACACCCCGGACGGTCGAATCATGCTCGGCAAGGGCGGTAATACCTTTGCCTATGGCGGGCGCATGCTGGCGGTGTTTGATCAGCCTTCGCCCTATGCCGGGTCGCTGCAAAAAAGGTTGCAGCAGTTTTTTCCGGCGTTTGCCGGTGTGGGTATCGAGGCCACCTGGAACGGGCCGTCGGACCGTTCAGTGACCGGCTTGCCGTTTTTCGGGCAGATGAGCAGCCATGGCAATGTGTTCTACGGTTTTGGCTACTCGGGAAGCGGTGTGGGGCCCTGTCATATGGGCGGGCAGATTTTGGCGTCGCTGGTCCAGGGTCACGCCAACGACTGGACGCGCTCGCCGCTGGTCAACGGCCCGCTGGGTTACTTCCCGCCCGAGCCGATTCGCTATTTGGGCTCGTTGGTGGTGCGCAATGCCATTCGACGCAAGGAGCGGGCAGAGGATCACGGGCGCAGGCCAAGGCATCTGGACGTGCGTTTGGCCAAATTTGCCGCGGCGGCGGGCAAGGCGGACAAGGGCTGA
- a CDS encoding MFS transporter has translation MNKSIGTIKRWRVQVFAITWLAYAAFYFTRKAFSVAKLGIAEDPNFHLDKMAMANLDAVYLAAYAIGQFTWGILADRYGPRVVVMGGLIISALAALMMGTFATLPIFATCMLIQGLAQSTGWAALCKNIGSFFPAEQRGRVLGLWSSSYAFGGLVASPFAGWWAYTLMGTWHAAFISSAAVVAVAAVLFFIFQRNKPEDVGLPAVEPEPRMTAEEQAAEKRLSLWAPLREIMRNRTVLTLGLAYFMLKPARYAILLWGPVIVFEQMPQVGKVGAAIIPTAFELAGLLGPVLIGLASDKIFGARRMPACILSLLALTISLAFFMGALQSGSVLLVVALLFVMGLTLYGPDSMICGAAAIDFGTAKAGATAAGFVNGCGSVGAVLGGLLPGYFDTVTVFIVFAVCALFSALVLVPHWNSRPDGYKRECAFVPNHPLLIKPFRT, from the coding sequence ATGAACAAGTCCATTGGCACCATCAAGCGTTGGCGCGTGCAGGTTTTTGCCATCACATGGCTGGCTTACGCGGCCTTCTACTTCACCCGTAAAGCGTTCTCGGTTGCAAAGCTGGGCATAGCTGAAGACCCCAACTTCCATTTGGACAAGATGGCAATGGCCAATCTCGATGCTGTGTACCTTGCGGCCTACGCGATCGGGCAGTTTACCTGGGGCATCCTCGCTGACCGTTACGGGCCGCGAGTGGTAGTGATGGGCGGTTTGATCATTTCAGCGTTGGCTGCGTTGATGATGGGCACGTTTGCCACCTTGCCGATATTCGCCACCTGCATGCTGATCCAGGGGCTGGCGCAATCCACGGGCTGGGCGGCACTGTGCAAGAACATCGGCAGTTTTTTTCCGGCAGAGCAGCGTGGTCGGGTGCTGGGGCTGTGGAGTTCGAGTTACGCCTTTGGCGGGTTGGTGGCGTCGCCGTTTGCCGGTTGGTGGGCCTACACCCTGATGGGCACGTGGCACGCGGCATTTATTTCAAGCGCAGCAGTGGTGGCGGTGGCTGCGGTGCTGTTTTTTATCTTCCAGCGCAACAAGCCCGAAGATGTCGGTTTACCAGCGGTCGAGCCCGAACCCCGGATGACGGCTGAAGAACAGGCCGCCGAAAAACGCCTCAGCCTTTGGGCTCCCCTGCGCGAAATCATGCGCAATCGAACGGTCCTGACCCTGGGGCTTGCGTACTTCATGCTCAAGCCGGCGCGATACGCGATTCTGCTGTGGGGGCCGGTGATTGTCTTCGAACAGATGCCCCAAGTGGGCAAGGTCGGCGCGGCGATTATTCCCACGGCGTTTGAGTTGGCCGGTTTGCTGGGGCCGGTCCTGATTGGTCTGGCCTCAGACAAAATCTTCGGTGCCCGGCGTATGCCCGCCTGCATATTGAGTCTGCTGGCGCTGACCATTTCTCTGGCTTTCTTTATGGGGGCCTTGCAGTCCGGCAGCGTGCTGTTGGTGGTTGCCCTCTTGTTTGTGATGGGGCTGACCCTGTACGGACCGGATTCGATGATCTGTGGCGCCGCAGCGATTGACTTTGGCACGGCCAAAGCTGGTGCCACGGCGGCGGGTTTTGTAAACGGCTGCGGTTCGGTCGGGGCGGTGCTGGGTGGTCTGCTGCCGGGCTATTTCGATACGGTCACCGTGTTTATCGTCTTTGCCGTCTGCGCACTCTTTAGTGCGCTGGTGCTGGTCCCGCACTGGAACAGCCGTCCTGACGGGTACAAACGCGAATGTGCCTTCGTGCCCAACCATCCGTTGTTGATCAAACCTTTTCGTACCTGA
- a CDS encoding LysR substrate-binding domain-containing protein — MPVSHAQLKAFHAVAVHGSFTRAAERLYLSQPAISDQVRKLEDRFGVLLFHRNKRSVRLTDLGERLLSITQRLFVVQAEAQELLEDSQALQTGSLVLAVDAPVHVLPQIARFCERYPGITVKIETGNTDESLARLFNYQADLALLGREVNDQRLLSLRLRSDPMVAFVARSHPWARRSSICLADLEDTPLVLREVGSVTRQTLEEEMNQAGLRMRAAIQVEGREAAREAVVVGIGVGVVSAAEFGSDSRVIALPITDCTRRLTETLVCLREQSSRRVVATFLEIVRESL, encoded by the coding sequence ATGCCGGTTTCCCATGCGCAGTTGAAGGCCTTTCATGCGGTTGCCGTCCACGGCAGCTTCACCCGGGCTGCCGAGCGGCTGTATTTAAGTCAGCCAGCTATCTCGGATCAGGTCCGAAAACTCGAAGATCGCTTCGGGGTTTTGCTGTTCCACCGCAATAAACGCTCGGTGCGCCTGACCGACCTGGGGGAGCGTTTGCTGAGCATCACCCAGCGCCTGTTTGTGGTGCAGGCCGAAGCCCAGGAATTGCTGGAGGACTCACAGGCTTTGCAAACCGGTAGCTTGGTGCTGGCCGTAGATGCCCCCGTGCATGTACTGCCGCAAATTGCCCGCTTCTGCGAACGCTACCCCGGGATCACGGTAAAAATCGAAACCGGTAACACCGACGAGTCTCTGGCCCGGCTGTTCAACTATCAGGCCGACCTGGCGCTGCTGGGGCGCGAGGTCAATGACCAGAGGCTGCTTAGCCTTCGATTGCGCAGTGACCCAATGGTGGCGTTTGTGGCCCGCTCCCATCCGTGGGCCAGGCGCAGCTCCATATGCCTGGCAGATCTGGAGGACACGCCGCTGGTGTTGCGCGAAGTTGGCTCTGTAACCCGCCAGACCCTGGAAGAGGAAATGAATCAGGCAGGCCTGCGGATGCGGGCCGCGATTCAGGTCGAAGGCCGCGAAGCCGCGCGTGAGGCGGTGGTGGTCGGGATTGGAGTGGGGGTGGTGTCAGCAGCAGAGTTCGGTTCTGACTCGCGGGTGATCGCCCTGCCCATCACCGACTGTACGCGGCGCCTGACCGAAACCCTGGTCTGCCTACGGGAACAAAGCTCCCGGCGGGTGGTGGCAACATTTCTGGAAATTGTGCGGGAGAGTTTGTAA